A segment of the Streptomyces sp. NBC_01235 genome:
GTGGGCAACAAGTGGTTCGCCCTGGCCCCCGACGGCAAGAAGGCCAAGTCGGACTCGGGCTCGGGTTCGGGCTCGGACTCCGCCCAGGCGGGGCTGTCCGTCCGCAAGGACGCCAACCTCGGTGACATCGTCGTCGACAAGAGCGGCATGACGGTCTACCGCTTCCTCAAGGACAAGGCGTGGCCGAAGCCGGTGTCGAACTGCAACGGCGCCTGCCGGGACAAGTGGCCGGTCGTCGAGCCCGTCGACTTCGCCGACACCAAGGGGATCCAGAAGAAGGGCTACATGAACTTCACCCGGGGCGACGGCGACCCGCAGCAGACCATCAACTGCTTCCCGATCTACACCTTCTCCGGTGACAAGGCCCCCGGAGACATCAATGGGCAAGGCGTCGGCGGTACCTGGTACGCCGTGGCTCCCAACGGAGACCTGGTCGGCGCGCCCAAGCAGTAGAGATCACCTCCCCAGGGCTGATCCCCGCAACTGCTTGAACCAGCGCGTCCGATCACCGGTCCGCCCCCTCCACGCCGCACGGAGGGGGCGGATCGTCGTTTTCCCGTTGATACCGCGTATGCGTAGACTTTCGCCGCCCTCGGGGCCGTTTCGGAACTCTCCGGAGCGGCCCGGGCACTTTTCGTAGCCCCTCGGGGGTCGTCGATTCGGCACGTGCCGCAGGCAGTGACCGGGAACGGACGGTCAATTTCCGTTTCCACTCGCCCGTTTGGCGGGCGATCAGTAGCCTCAGCTCGAACACCGGATCGCCTACGCCTTGGAGAGATAGATGGAGCGTCCCGCCTGGGCCCCTCGGAGCATCGACATCTCGGTGCCGAGTGTCTCGCGGATCTACGACTACTACCTGGGCGGTTCGCACAACTTCGAGGTCGACCGGGAAGCGGCCCGCAGGGCCATGGAGTTCATGCCGGGACTCCCGAAGATCATGCAGGCGAACCGGGCGTTCATGCGCCGCGCCGTGCGTTTCGCGACCGGCGAGGGCATCACCCAGTTCCTCGACATAGGTTCCGGCATCCCCACCTTCGGCAACGTCCACGAGGTCGCCCAGGCGGCGAGCCCCGGGGCGCGCGTGGTCTACGTCGACCACGACCCGGTGGCCGTCGCGCACAGCCAGGCGGTGCTGGCCGGCAACGCCGACGCCGACGTCGTGGCCGCCGACCTGCGCAAGCCGCAGGAGATCCTCGGCAGCCCGCAGGTGGAGCGACTCATCGACCTGGAGCGGCCGGTGGCGTTACTGCTCGTCGCCCTGCTCCACTTCGTGGAGGACGCGGACGATCCGTACGCGGCGGTGGCCGAGTTCGGTGCCGCGCTCGCGCCCGGCAGTCTGCTCGTGCTCACGCATGCCTCGTACGAGGGAATCCCGCTGCCGCCGGAGCGGGCCGAGGGCGCGGTGGACGTATACAAGGACATTCGCAACCCGCTGATCATGCGCTCGCGTGCCGGGATCGAGCGGTTCTTCGAGGGGTACGACATGGTGGAACCGGGACTGGTGCCGATGCCGCACTGGCGGCCGGACACGGCGCCGGAGGACGACGACCCCTGGGCCTTCTCCGGTTTCGCCGGCGTGGGGCGTACGTCGTGAGCGCGGAGCCGGACGGGCCGGAGGACAGACTGAGGCGGTTCGTGACGATCTGGAGCCGGGCCGTGTTCCCGGTGACCTCGACGTCGCTGACCCGGCCCGAACTCGAGGAGCAACTCCTGCCGTCGGCCCGGCGGTTGCGCGAGGCGCTGCTGGAGCGGGCCTTCGACGCGGACGCCGGCAAGGCGGTGGGCGCCGCCCTCGTCGACGTGCACTGCACCGACCCCGAGGCGCTCAGCCGCGCCCTCGACTGCGTGGACGCCTACCTGGTGCTCTACTGCGGCGAGGACGGCCCCCAGGAGGACCTGCGCACCCGCGCCTCGCGGCTCCAGCACGCCATGGCGGCCGGGTACGCGCAGGCGCTGCGCGAGCGCACGCTCGCCGAGCAGGAGGCCATCGCCCAGGCCGCGTTGCGGGCCCAGGGCGTGGTCGCGCAGGCGCTGCACGCGAGTGAGGCCCGCTTCCGCGCGGTCTTCGAGGGCGCCGCGATAGGAATCGGCATCGCCGACCTCGAGGGCAACGTCCTTCAGGTCAACGGGGCGTTGCTGCGCATGTTCGGAGGGTCCGAGAAGACCCTGCGGGGCCGCAGGGTGCAGGACCTGACCCATCCCGAGGACGCGCCGCAGACCTGGAAGCTCTACGACGAACTCGTCCGCGGCGACCGCGAGCACTACCACACGGAGAAGGCGTTCAGCCGCCCGGACGGAACGGTTCTGTGGACCAACCTGACGGTCTCCCTGCTGCGGGACGCCGACGGCAACCCGCAGTACCAGCTCGCCCTGATGGAGGACACCACCGAGCGCCGGCTGCTCAACCTCCGGCTGCGCTACGAGGCCACCCACGACGCGCTGACCGGCCTGCCCAACCGCACCCTGTTCTTCGAACGCCTGGAGAAGGCGCTGGGGGTCGGCGAGGGCCAGCGCTTCGGTCTGTGCTACCTCGACCTGGACGG
Coding sequences within it:
- a CDS encoding SAM-dependent methyltransferase; this encodes MERPAWAPRSIDISVPSVSRIYDYYLGGSHNFEVDREAARRAMEFMPGLPKIMQANRAFMRRAVRFATGEGITQFLDIGSGIPTFGNVHEVAQAASPGARVVYVDHDPVAVAHSQAVLAGNADADVVAADLRKPQEILGSPQVERLIDLERPVALLLVALLHFVEDADDPYAAVAEFGAALAPGSLLVLTHASYEGIPLPPERAEGAVDVYKDIRNPLIMRSRAGIERFFEGYDMVEPGLVPMPHWRPDTAPEDDDPWAFSGFAGVGRTS